DNA from Sinorhizobium arboris LMG 14919:
AAATCCGCAAGCACCACATCGAGCATCCGGACAATTTCGACCCGCGCAATTATCTGAAGCCGGCGATCGCCCATATGACCGAGGTCTGCAAGGAGCGTTTCGAGGCCTTCCGCTCTGCCGGCCAGGCATCGAAGATCCGCGTGCTGAGATTGCCGGAAATGGCCAAGCGCTACGCAGCCGCCTGAGGTCTGGACGCAAAGCGGACGCAGCCTCCCTTGGGCCTCCCGGCTCCCCCGCAGGGGAGAGGACAGCCGGCTACCCCGCGCGCCCACAGCACGCCCGGTCTTCGATGGAAGCTCGGAGTCTTGCCGTGCATAGTCTCTCCATGGGGACAGGGCGGCAGGCAATGCATTGTGGCGCAAATCTCAATTTCCGCTTTCCGCGCGCGTCTCGTGCTCGTAGAGCTGGTCCATGCTGAGCGATGCGACGTCCGCGAGGGCGGACTGGCCCTTAACGCGCCCGGAGCCGAGCACGACGACGTCATCGCAGAACGAGATCGTGCTCCTGTGATGGCTGATCACGATCGTCGTGCGCCTGCCGGCCCTCGATCTCAGCGTCTCTACGATCGCCGCCTCCGACAGACCGTCGACTGCGTTCGTCGCCTCGTCGAGGATCAGAATCGCCGGATCGCGCACCAGCGCTCTGGCGAGCGCGATGCGCTGGCGTTGCCCGGCCGAGAGGCTTGCCCCCCGGTAGCCGACGACGGTTTCATAGCCCTGCGGTAGCTGTTCTATGAAGCCGTGCGCCTCGGCCAGCTTCGCGGCGCGTTCCGCTTCCGCAGGCGTAGCGCTTTGACCATAAGTGATGTTTTCAAGGACGGTGCCGTCCACCAGTTCGAGGTCCTGACTGGCGACGGCGATCTGGCGACGCCACTGGACGGGATCAATCTCGCCGAGCGGCACGCCATCGACGAGGATGCGGCCTTCATCAGGCTCGACGAAGCGGCAAAGGAGATTGACGATCGTCGTCTTTCCTGCCCCGGAACGGCCGATGATTGCGGTCGAGCGGCCGCTGCGGATTTCGAAGGTCGCAGAACGCAGCACCAGCGGGCGCACCTCGGAACCGGGATACCGGAAGGTCACCCGGTCGAATTTCATGCCCTGGTATAAACCGTCGACAGGTGCGTCGCCCTTGGGGGGCATCGGCTTGTCGGAGGAGTCGAGAAGCCATCGCACCTCTTCGAGCGACCCGCTCCAGCCCAGAATCTGGCTCCAGGACATCTGCAGGGCGCGCATATGCGGCTGCAGCCGATATAGCAGCACGACGAAGGCTACGATTACCGGAAAGCTGACTCCGACGGACCAGGCGCTCACGACCACGGCCAGAAACAGCGCCGAGTGCAGCACTTCGGTCAGCGGCGGCAGCGCGCCCTGGCGCGACTGGAGCACGATACCGGCCC
Protein-coding regions in this window:
- a CDS encoding ABC transporter ATP-binding protein, yielding MRRFLLPGLEVLRGALGRQMRLLPAVVILGLASAALEGAGIGLIIPMLGIIAGDGQAAGLSGISAYFQGIGESLGDRERLLAIAGAVLALIALKNILAFANTLLTTFIYGKASHAIRSALADQLLRIGYPFFMQQNPGRLLNIISNESWRASDAIQTILSAIVHGSAAVILLAFLLLMSWQMTLFVALGLVLVQLAHAALSATLKGPSRHVTSFNSELAARMLHLVHAGRLIRAFGQELREKKAFDSASDAVRRAGIVLQSRQGALPPLTEVLHSALFLAVVVSAWSVGVSFPVIVAFVVLLYRLQPHMRALQMSWSQILGWSGSLEEVRWLLDSSDKPMPPKGDAPVDGLYQGMKFDRVTFRYPGSEVRPLVLRSATFEIRSGRSTAIIGRSGAGKTTIVNLLCRFVEPDEGRILVDGVPLGEIDPVQWRRQIAVASQDLELVDGTVLENITYGQSATPAEAERAAKLAEAHGFIEQLPQGYETVVGYRGASLSAGQRQRIALARALVRDPAILILDEATNAVDGLSEAAIVETLRSRAGRRTTIVISHHRSTISFCDDVVVLGSGRVKGQSALADVASLSMDQLYEHETRAESGN